The genomic stretch CCCATGAGTTGTTTCTGCTTGGCTTTTGTGGCTTTTGCATCTTGGAAATCGATTAGTTTGGCAAGACCACCTTCGAGCTTCTCGAGCACGTCTTGTTGAGAGTGACTGCACACCTGCGCCGAATGTGCGTCAAGAAGTGTAGCTTCAATAGTATTTTTCATATCCTGAAGCCCTTTTATTTGGGAATCAATATCAGCAGCACCAACTATTGTTTTGCAAACTTCGGAACCCACTTTGTCTGCAATAGATTTAACCAACTCAGTCACTATCGATTCAGCCATTCAGCCTGTGCAGAGGAAGGTAATGATTAAtgaagttctttttttttttttttttttttttttttcggaaacaGAATATCCCTGCCGAGTGCCTGACAGTTGAGGCTGTATTTTGAAGGAGGGTTTGGGTTTGTAAGAATGTAAGACAGTGAAGGTATAACTTTAAAATGTTAAGAGGATGACTTGTTGATTAGTAAAACACTTGGGTTTATATCAGTTTATCTATGTACTGTGACTAAAATGGAGGTTTCCTGGTACTGCAAAAGAAATGAGAAAGTTGGGCAAACATGACACTTTCGGCTCCACTATGTTAactttaaactatttgtcctttaaAGTCCATTGTGCTGTGGAGTGTGGACTCATGCATGAATTGACGATTTCATGTGTACAAATTTGCCTAACACTAACAGTCGAGACCTTTCTTTTAAATAATACAAGTAGCGCGTCTTTTTAAATTTTCTTACCTGCTCCGGTAATTTCCAGGTAATGTTTGGAAATAATATGGTTAGCCACTTAGCAGTTCAACAACCCTTGAATACTGTTACAGTAAGGTTCAATTCATAAGTGACAGTACAAAGTAATCAAGCAGCAATTGTTATGATCTAACCTCGAATTAGGACAAGAACTGGAGATTCGACATACATTTGTTTCAATTGGCAGCAACAGAGAAACAGCTGAGCTGAAGAAACTACGTATGTGTAGTTCTTGGCTTTAGGAGACGAATGAGTCCAGAATACGGATGCAATAGAACATCCCAACTCGAAGCTAGAATTAAACTCGCAAATATAAAGCAGTATGGAGTCTCTTCATCATTGAGGAAAACCAAGTATACATTCACCCTCCAAACAGCGATTTGTTCGGCTCCAAGCAAAGCTATTTTTCCATCTGATCAACATAACAGACAGATATTATCCAAAACATAAAATGGAAAAGGCCAACAAAAgaaaataatacaataactcaagGATTTCACTGAAATGCCATCCTCCAGTGAACTCGGCTGATGAAGACGACATTAATCTCGAAGAAACAGAGAAAATGATGGTATAAGATATAGAGAAGGAACACATAATAAACCTGGTAGATTTTGCattaacagaatgaataattatcCTATTGACGTACTATACATACAAGGAGAATAAAATGAAACCAGCCACTCTTGCTAATCGTCTCGATAGAGATTAGCTCTTCACttgattcattcttttcattcttcCCCATTTTTAACAGGTTTAATGATAATTTTGGGAATATGTTGAATTTTGGGCCACTCTTCTCCTGATGGCGATTGACATCTCTCCGCAAGCTTCCTTGAGCATTCGTGAAGGAATAGTGAGTTCAAGTTGGATAGGTTGCTCATCTCGTCCGGCAACGATTCCAATCTTGGGCAATTATTTATAGTAAGGTATTTGAGAGAGGTGAGGGTGTCAATCCACTCTGGAACCGCCTCAAATGCTTCACAGCAGAATATTGCTAGGTCTTCCAAAGAAGACATACCTCGAAACTCCTCGGGAAGATGTTCCATTTGATTATTCCGAAAAGATACGTGACGGAGCATGGGAAGGTAGTTTTTGAGGAGGATGACTGGTTGTCTCTGCTTAACATCGACATTTGAAGCACCACAAACACTAAGATCTTGTAAAGAAGAAATTCCTTGTAAAAACACTTCGGCCAACGAAATGACCAACTCCATGTCTAATACCGCAGAAGCCAATTTGGGAAATGGAGGTATCCATTCTACGAGTTGACTTTGATCCCTATCTTCAGCAGAGTCTTTAATTCTCCACCATCCCTTCAACATAGTTATGTCCATAAGGTAAAGGTCAGTAAGGGGCGGGAATAAGGGACTGGAAGGGTATTCGTCTGCAACAACTACCATGTCACTTTTGCTGCTACTACCATTTTCTATGTACTCCACCTTATCCAAGTTCCTTAAAGTTAGCGATTTAAGATGAGGGAGTCTTCCAAAGGAACACATATATATGCATTCTTTGCACTCAGATATGTGAATTTCAACCAGATTTGGAAGCCAGCAATGGATTCCGTCTCTCATCCAACTTGGCAACCTctttcctccataattctttataATCAGGTATTCTAGAGCAGCACCGGGCTTGAGGTTCTCTAGCACCATCTCGTCCTCTATATTGCTCCCTCCAAATTCCATAGTAAAATCCATGATCTTTTTCCTGTCCAGATTTGCAGCTTTGGCTTCTGATACTATATCCTTTGAACGATCAACCAAAATGATTGTCAAAACGCCCTAAAGATTATCAAGATAGCCTAGATCTGCTATATCACATGCCAATTTAGCCTTACACCCATACGGAGTGACAGAGGTTCTTGGTTTTCCTACAACAAAATGGCTTAGTGTTTCAAGACCTGTCAGTCTCCGCAACCCCTTGGGCATATGACTCAGTTGGTCACAACCAAAGAGGTGAAGGTGTCTGAGTGCCACTAGCTTGCTTATTTCCACAGGCAACTCTTCAAGGCTTGGACAATAGGATAGGTTAAGTGAGTAAAGATTCACTAGCTGTGTAATTGAGTTAGGAAGTTTGCGGATAGAGTTGAACGAAAAGTCGAGATACCTCAAGTGGATCAGTTTGCCTACTGATCTTGGCAGTTTACTAATCCCTAGCCCATGCATCCGTAGTACCCTCAAAGACTCAATTCTGAATATAGATGGGAAAAGTCTAACTGGTTTAAAGCAATGCAGACCTCCTGCTGAAACAGGGAGAATAAAAGACTTCAACTGCTTGATTTTGAATAGTGATGATGGGACTTTCAAAGAAGAGTCGTCTGCTAAATGGTATGTATGATACATGACAAACTCTTTCATCAAATTCATTTGTATTTGAATCTGCCATTTTATACTTAAACCCACCAATCGAGAGCATTAAATCATGCATCAGGTCGTGCATATAAAAAATGTATGGGCACTTATGCCCATCCCTGTCATAACAGTAGAAAAATCCTCGATTTAGCAAGCACACAACATATCCTTCTGCCAACTCTTCTAAACTTTGATTAGTATACTCGCCCTCAACATATCCCATGGCGATCCAAAGAGGAAtgtgaacaattttataaaaacaATAACCCTTTGGGAACAAAGAGCAGTATGTAACACATAGTCTTAGCCTTGTACCTAATTGGTCATAGCTGAGTTTTAGTGTGCTCATGACGTCATGACCATAGGATGCAAAATTTGCAAGTTGAGCATCCCTAAAAGTTCGCCATTCCTGGACAGTATGTTTCCCCGCTAAAAGACTTCCAATTGCCCGTATAACAAGGGGCACTTTAGGACACATTTTTGATATATCTTTCCCGATGGCCTCCACCCCTGGCTCATGCCATTCTGTAACAGCCACATATTGAAAGAGGAGCAAAGAATCATCATCTCCTAAATCACTAACCATTAATGGGTCTTGGGTCCCAATAATTCTAACAACTGTTTCGCTACGTGTGGTAAGGAGAACTTGACTCCCCTGTGCCCCGACCCTGAGCAGTGGTCCCAGTTCTAGCCATTTTGCTCTCAAACTGTCGTCATCCCACACACCATCCAAAACAAGCAGAAACCTCTTCCCGGCAATTGCTCGAAATAGACAACATTGGAGCTGATCGATCTGGTAGTCGAGAGCGTTTTCACCAGTGGCACATGTCACCATCTGCCGTAACACATCCTTGACATTAAAATCTTGGGTGGCGAAAACCCAAAGCTGCAAATCAAAATATCTcttaatcttttcatcattgtAAACATATTGAGCCAATGTAGTCTTCCCAACTCCACCTATCCCCACAAAGGAAGCAACAGGGATGATACCAGCAGCAGCGGAAGAGTCTAACAACGAGTTTACCATCTTATCCCTGTCTCCGTCTCGTCCAATTACCATATCAGTACTCATATAAGACCCCGATACATTGCTCACTGTTCGGGTTTGGTTGAAAGATGGCGAGTTAACTATGCTTCCAAATTGGGCATGGTTTCTTGCAATGAGACTTAGTTCCCCCATAAAACCCTTGATTGTCCTAGCATCCTTGAAGGGGGAGACAAGCTGGTTTGAAGTGGAAAAGAACAAGCGTACCTCTCTGGTAAACTTGCTTCCGCCCCATGAGTTCTTTCTGCTTGGCTTTTGCCGATTTTGCATCTTGGAAATCGATTAATTTTGCAACTCCACGTTCAAGCTTCTCGAGTACATCTCGTTGAGAATGACTGCACACCTATGATGAATGTGCATCAAGAAGTGTAGCTTCAATGGAAATTTTAATATCCTGAAGCCCTTTTATTTGGGAATCAATGCCAGGTGCACCAACTAAACTCTTGCAAACTTGAGAACCCACTTTGTCTGCAATGATTTTAAGCAACTCAGTCACTATTGATTCAGCCATGAACCCTCTTCAAAAGTAAGGTAATAAAGGTTTGTTTCTCTTGGAACGAGAGCGATGCCGCGATGGTATTACTGTAAGATTTTGTGATAAGAGGATGATTATTGATTAGTAATATTTGGGTTTATATCAGTTTATTTAGGTGAAAAAAAGGAGCTGATCTCCTGCAGGAACTGGGAAAGAAGTAAGAAGCTGAAACAATACTTTTGGCTTCATGCTTTCGGGTTTGTCGTATGCTGAAATTATGTATTTGCTGAATCAACTAAAGTCAAGGTCTTTCTTATATATAATAGGGAGTACTTTATTTCCGGGTAAAGTGATAGTGGTTATATGGTCCATATCAGTATATCACAATGTTTATATATATTCTCACCTGCTTCGGCAATTTCCAGCTAGTTTCAGCTTGTGCATGATCCTATTTTATATACAGAGGTAAGGCAGGCTGCATACTTTCGATTCCCTTGACCCTGCAATATACGAGTATCTTTGAATcaatggggtaatgttgttgtcgaTGATATAATGGAAAGCATATAAACAAATAAGCGAATATATAGACCACACTATTAACATCGTCCATGAGCAAATTATCATCTGATAAATTAACGTGAACCTCTTATCTCAATTCTCAATCTAATTTGCTGTCCAGACATCAATAAGATCAGTTCAGGTCACTGAATCACTGTCGAGCTTCATTATATCATAGAAAACCACACCGTCATTAATTGTGAACTTTACGGGTGTAGAAACTAAAGGAAAAATGGAAAATACATAAGCCAATATGTCCATGCATCAACCATATGTTATGATTTAACTTTTAACATTCAAATCACTAATTACAGCCACCATATGAAAGGTGAATATGAACAAACCGCCAACAACAGATATGCATCAGAGAAGTAGCAACATTCGAAAGAACGCGTAATTTGCACTTCTTTTCTTATCACCATCTATCTTATCTAGCAGTTAGTAATTTCCtcaaatcaaaatcaacaaattcACTTCAACCTAGCTAAGGTCTATGCACATTGCACTACATATACAT from Silene latifolia isolate original U9 population chromosome 5, ASM4854445v1, whole genome shotgun sequence encodes the following:
- the LOC141654855 gene encoding putative disease resistance protein RGA1, coding for MQNRQKPSRKNSWGGSKFTREVRLFFSTSNQLVSPFKDARTIKGFMGELSLIARNHAQFGSIVNSPSFNQTRTVSNVSGSYMSTDMVIGRDGDRDKMVNSLLDSSAAAGIIPVASFVGIGGVGKTTLAQYVYNDEKIKRYFDLQLWVFATQDFNVKDVLRQMVTCATGENALDYQIDQLQCCLFRAIAGKRFLLVLDGVWDDDSLRAKWLELGPLLRVGAQGSQVLLTTRSETVVRIIGTQDPLMVSDLGDDDSLLLFQYVAVTEWHEPGVEAIGKDISKMCPKVPLVIRAIGSLLAGKHTVQEWRTFRDAQLANFASYGHDVMSTLKLSYDQLGTRLRLCVTYCSLFPKGYCFYKIVHIPLWIAMGYVEGEYTNQSLEELAEGYVVCLLNRGFFYCYDRDGHKCPYIFYMHDLMHDLMLSIGGFKYKMADSNTNEFDERVCHVSYIPFSRRLFFESPIITIQNQAVEVFYSPCFSRRIESLRVLRMHGLGISKLPRSVGKLIHLSLEELPVEISKLVALRHLHLFGCDQLSHMPKGLRRLTGLETLSHFVVGKPRTSVTPYGCKAKLGVLTIILVDRSKDIVSEAKAANLDRKKIMDFTMEFGGSNIEDEMVLENLKPGAALEYLIIKNYGGKRLPSWMRDGIHCWLPNLVEIHISECKECIYMCSFGRLPHLKSLTLRNLDKVEYIENGSSSKSDMVVVADEYPSSPLFPPLTDLYLMDITMLKGWWRIKDSAEDRDQSQLVEWIPPFPKLASAVLDMELVISLAEVFLQGISSLQDLSVCGASNVDVKQRQPVILLKNYLPMLRHVSFRNNQMEHLPEEFRDGKIALLGAEQIAVWRVNVYLVFLNDEETPYCFIFASLILASSWDVLLHPYSGLIRLLKPRTTHT